In Mesorhizobium sp., one DNA window encodes the following:
- a CDS encoding LacI family transcriptional regulator, protein MHGQGEGDEARRNEAVRPTLKSIAFMTGLGVTTVSRALKDAPEIGEETRRRVQLVARQVGYRPNRAGVRLRTGKTNVISLVLDTEDDVTGFVSDIIYGISDGIADTSYHLVVTPYSRRKDPMDPVRYVVETGSADGIIISRTTPNDPRILYLLEHGFPFAAHGRTNMGRAHPFHDFDNEAFGRMAVEALVARGRRRMALLPPPPALTYHRHMRKGFADALAEAGLQEYSLGDLSIDDSIDSVRDRIAAVAARSGAPDGYVCASGGAAFALVAGLEAAGLSLGREVDVVTKQSSKLLRWFRPDLRLVEEDFRVAGRQLAIAVMGAIAGKSLSELQTIAVPAGGRPSSSG, encoded by the coding sequence ATGCATGGACAGGGCGAAGGCGACGAGGCGCGGCGGAACGAGGCTGTCCGTCCGACGCTGAAATCGATCGCCTTCATGACGGGGCTTGGCGTCACCACCGTGTCGCGGGCGCTGAAAGATGCGCCGGAGATCGGGGAGGAGACGCGGCGCCGGGTCCAGCTCGTGGCGCGGCAGGTCGGCTACAGGCCCAACCGCGCGGGCGTCAGGCTGCGCACCGGCAAGACCAATGTGATCAGCCTCGTCCTCGACACCGAAGACGATGTCACCGGATTCGTGTCGGACATCATCTACGGCATTTCGGACGGTATCGCCGATACGTCCTACCATCTGGTCGTGACTCCCTATTCGCGCCGCAAGGACCCGATGGATCCGGTCCGCTACGTGGTCGAGACCGGGTCGGCGGACGGGATCATCATCTCGCGCACCACGCCCAACGACCCGCGGATTCTCTATCTCCTCGAGCACGGCTTTCCGTTCGCCGCGCATGGGCGGACGAACATGGGCCGGGCCCACCCCTTCCACGATTTCGACAACGAGGCCTTCGGCCGCATGGCCGTCGAGGCGCTGGTGGCCAGGGGGCGGCGGCGCATGGCGCTGCTGCCGCCGCCGCCCGCGCTCACCTATCATCGCCACATGCGCAAGGGTTTCGCCGATGCCCTGGCGGAGGCAGGCCTGCAGGAATATTCCCTCGGCGACCTCTCGATCGACGATTCGATCGATAGCGTGCGCGACCGCATCGCGGCGGTGGCCGCCCGATCCGGCGCGCCCGACGGCTATGTCTGCGCCAGCGGCGGCGCGGCCTTCGCCCTCGTGGCCGGGCTCGAGGCGGCCGGCCTTTCGCTCGGCCGCGAGGTCGACGTCGTGACCAAGCAATCGTCCAAGCTGCTGCGCTGGTTCCGGCCGGACCTGCGGCTGGTCGAAGAGGATTTCCGCGTGGCGGGGCGGCAGCTCGCCATCGCCGTGATGGGCGCCATCGCCGGAAAGAGCCTGTCCGAGCTCCAGACGATCGCCGTGCCGGCCGGTGGGAGACCGTCCTCCTCGGGATAG
- a CDS encoding carbohydrate ABC transporter permease produces the protein MGQADPVVAGLVEPSGPRPRRALSRRNIVIYGTLLLFAFYYLMPLYVMIVTSLKGMPEIRFGNVFAPPVEITFEPWVKAWSTACTGLNCDGLSRGFWNSVRITVPSVIISILIASVNGYALANWRFKGANIFFTILIVGAFIPYQVMIYPIVIILREMGVYGTLTGLVIVHTIFGMPINTLLFRNYFASVPEELFKAARVDGAGFWGIYFRIMLPMSLPIFVVSMIIQVTGIWNDFLFGVVYTRPETYPMTVQLNNIVNSVQGVKEYNVNMAATLLTGLVPLVIYFISGKLFVRGIAAGAVKG, from the coding sequence GTGGGACAGGCCGACCCCGTCGTTGCCGGTCTCGTGGAGCCGTCGGGCCCGCGGCCGCGCCGCGCCCTGTCACGACGCAACATCGTCATCTACGGGACGCTGCTGCTCTTCGCCTTCTACTACCTGATGCCGCTTTACGTGATGATCGTGACGTCGCTGAAGGGCATGCCCGAGATCCGTTTCGGCAATGTCTTCGCGCCGCCCGTCGAGATCACCTTCGAGCCCTGGGTCAAGGCCTGGTCGACCGCCTGCACCGGCCTCAACTGCGACGGGCTCTCGCGCGGTTTCTGGAACTCGGTGCGCATCACCGTGCCGAGCGTCATCATTTCGATCCTGATCGCCTCGGTGAACGGCTACGCGCTCGCCAACTGGCGCTTCAAGGGCGCCAACATCTTCTTCACCATCCTCATCGTCGGCGCCTTCATCCCCTACCAGGTGATGATCTATCCGATCGTCATCATCCTGCGCGAGATGGGCGTCTACGGCACGCTTACCGGCCTCGTCATCGTCCACACCATCTTCGGCATGCCGATCAACACGTTGCTGTTTCGCAACTACTTCGCCTCGGTGCCGGAAGAACTGTTCAAGGCTGCGCGCGTCGACGGCGCCGGCTTCTGGGGCATCTATTTCCGCATCATGCTGCCGATGTCGCTGCCGATCTTCGTCGTGTCGATGATCATCCAGGTGACCGGCATCTGGAACGACTTCCTGTTCGGCGTCGTCTACACCCGCCCCGAGACCTATCCGATGACCGTCCAGCTCAACAACATCGTCAACTCGGTGCAAGGCGTGAAGGAGTACAACGTCAACATGGCCGCAACGCTGCTCACCGGCCTCGTGCCGCTCGTCATCTACTTCATCTCGGGCAAGCTGTTCGTCCGCGGCATCGCCGCCGGCGCGGTGAAGGGATGA
- a CDS encoding ABC transporter substrate-binding protein: MRLRFLAAALASVSFTSLASATDLEVTHWWTSGGEAAAVAEFAKAFDATGNKWVDGAIAGGGNTARPVFISRITGGDPMAATQFNHGRQAEELVQAGLMRDFTELAEKEGWKNFIRPVSLLDGCTVDGKIYCVPINIHSWQWLWLSHKAFEDAGVPVPKNWDEFVAAAPALEKAGKVPLAIGGQPWQRTGAFNVLIPAIAGKETYLKVYQDKDAEAAAGPEIAKVFKAADDARKMSANSNVQDWNQATNLVITGQAGGQIMGDWAQGEFQVAGQVAGKDYSCLPGLGVNELISVGGDAFYFPILKDEAKTKAQEALASVMLSPETQVAFNLKKGSVPVRGDVDLAAANDCMKKGLDILAKGNTIPDPPRLNTEDTNNQLNDLFVAFFSTPSMTPEEAQKRYAEIIANAD, encoded by the coding sequence ATGCGTTTACGGTTTCTCGCCGCGGCCCTCGCCTCGGTTTCTTTCACTTCACTAGCAAGCGCCACCGACCTCGAAGTCACGCACTGGTGGACATCCGGCGGCGAAGCCGCGGCTGTCGCCGAATTCGCCAAGGCCTTCGACGCCACCGGCAATAAATGGGTCGACGGCGCCATCGCCGGCGGCGGCAATACGGCGCGTCCCGTCTTCATCAGCCGCATCACCGGCGGCGACCCCATGGCCGCCACGCAGTTCAACCACGGCCGTCAGGCCGAGGAGCTGGTGCAGGCCGGCCTGATGCGCGACTTCACCGAACTGGCCGAGAAGGAAGGCTGGAAGAACTTCATCCGCCCGGTGAGCCTGCTCGACGGCTGCACCGTCGACGGCAAGATCTATTGCGTGCCGATCAACATCCATTCCTGGCAGTGGCTGTGGCTCTCGCACAAGGCGTTCGAGGATGCCGGCGTGCCGGTTCCGAAGAACTGGGACGAGTTCGTCGCCGCGGCGCCCGCACTCGAGAAGGCCGGCAAGGTTCCGCTCGCGATCGGCGGCCAGCCCTGGCAGCGGACCGGCGCGTTCAACGTCCTCATCCCGGCGATCGCCGGCAAGGAGACCTATCTCAAGGTCTATCAGGACAAGGATGCCGAGGCGGCGGCCGGACCTGAGATCGCCAAGGTGTTCAAGGCTGCCGACGACGCCCGCAAGATGTCGGCGAACTCCAACGTTCAGGACTGGAACCAGGCCACCAATCTCGTCATCACCGGCCAGGCCGGCGGCCAGATCATGGGCGACTGGGCGCAGGGCGAGTTCCAGGTCGCCGGCCAGGTCGCCGGCAAGGACTATTCCTGCCTGCCGGGTCTGGGCGTGAACGAGCTGATCTCGGTCGGCGGCGACGCGTTCTACTTCCCGATCCTGAAGGACGAGGCCAAGACCAAGGCGCAGGAGGCGCTGGCCTCCGTCATGCTCAGCCCCGAAACGCAGGTTGCCTTCAACCTCAAGAAGGGTTCGGTGCCGGTGCGCGGCGACGTCGACCTCGCAGCCGCCAACGACTGCATGAAGAAGGGTCTCGACATCCTCGCCAAGGGCAACACGATCCCCGATCCGCCGCGGCTCAACACCGAGGATACCAACAACCAGCTCAACGATCTGTTCGTTGCGTTCTTCAGCACGCCATCGATGACGCCGGAGGAAGCGCAGAAGCGCTACGCCGAGATCATCGCCAACGCCGACTGA
- a CDS encoding carbohydrate ABC transporter permease, with translation MPTDPPRRPSSLFRNLNAKVASLPMIFTALVVFVGGTVWTIIHSFTNSRLLPRLNFIGLDQYERLWTTPRWIASIQNLLIYGTLSLIFSLLIGFLLAALLDQKIRFENTFRTIILYPFALSFIVTGLVWQWLLNPDFGVQHFVRGLGWESFTFNPLYDQSIVIYGILIAGLWQGTGLVMCLMLAGLRGIDEDIWKAARVDGIPMWKTYLFIVIPMMRPVFVTTLVIIASGIVRIYDLVVAQTSGGPGFASEVPAKYVYDYMFSAQNLGQGFAASTMMLLTVMIVVVPWAYLEFGGRNKRG, from the coding sequence ATGCCCACAGACCCGCCCCGGCGCCCGAGTTCGCTGTTCCGCAACCTCAACGCCAAGGTCGCCTCGCTTCCGATGATCTTCACGGCGCTCGTCGTGTTCGTCGGCGGCACCGTCTGGACGATCATCCATTCCTTCACCAATTCGCGGCTGCTGCCGCGGCTGAATTTCATCGGCCTCGACCAGTATGAACGCCTGTGGACGACGCCGCGCTGGATCGCCTCGATCCAGAACCTTCTGATCTACGGCACCCTCTCGCTCATATTCTCGCTGCTGATCGGCTTCCTGCTCGCGGCGCTGCTCGACCAGAAGATCCGCTTCGAGAACACGTTCCGGACGATCATCCTCTATCCTTTCGCGCTGTCCTTCATCGTCACCGGCCTGGTCTGGCAGTGGCTGCTCAACCCCGACTTCGGCGTGCAGCACTTCGTGCGCGGCCTGGGCTGGGAGAGCTTTACCTTCAATCCGCTTTACGACCAGTCGATCGTGATCTACGGCATCCTGATCGCGGGCCTGTGGCAGGGCACTGGCCTGGTCATGTGCCTGATGCTGGCGGGATTGCGCGGCATCGACGAGGACATCTGGAAGGCCGCCCGGGTCGACGGCATTCCGATGTGGAAGACCTATCTGTTCATCGTCATCCCGATGATGCGGCCGGTCTTCGTCACCACGCTCGTCATCATCGCCTCGGGCATCGTGCGCATCTACGACCTGGTGGTGGCGCAGACGTCGGGCGGACCCGGTTTCGCCTCGGAAGTGCCGGCGAAATACGTCTACGACTACATGTTCTCGGCGCAGAACCTCGGCCAGGGCTTCGCCGCCTCGACGATGATGCTGCTGACCGTGATGATCGTCGTCGTGCCTTGGGCCTATCTCGAATTCGGCGGGAGGAACAAGCGTGGCTGA